The Acidobacteriota bacterium genome has a segment encoding these proteins:
- a CDS encoding AsmA family protein: MQLPSQRARIVIAIIVLILVGIFVPPLVTANRLKGRIAGAVSNALGRKASFGEIHLRLLPQPGFDITDFVVEDDPAFSAEPMVRADEVTAYLRLTSLWQGRLEIAQLSLQNPSLNLVRNERGEWNLTAPLERASQVQAAPTAQRRPEARPRFPYVAASDGRINFKFGQEKKSFAFSEADFALWLASENEWRMRLEARPIRSDANLSDTGTLRVEGSAVRAAAPADTAVRFDFEWEKAQLGNLTQLIWGHDRGWRGDVEVSGSVAGTPRELLLSTRARISEFRRYDIFASDAFSADARCTARYLGDAQTLSAIDCHLPSGNGEIATRGMVANLLGDRRWELSVSATDVPMAELARFARHAKKDMLPNLTATGDVDAAFTYRTRGGRNVWTGGGSTSALQLSASGLTPPLEVGAVRFVLGPFPDPLAAPVRKTGSPFTTKTKVKTALADQPMNSRLTVQPFTIALGAAAPLIAEGRVDREAYLLNVRGDAELRRLTALAAAFGLRPAQLGATGTAHLDVALSGDWKGFGAPLVTGNAQLRGVSAEIKGVNSPLQLTSALLTFSASGVDAFNLSASFSGSSVMLQGTLHLPRDCSTLVDCPVRFTLSSPVLNLDDLNRLLNPRFAVHPWYRFLVGTTETTGLRRLQAEGTLSTPRLVMKSVIINHVVTTVHVAGGRVALAGVTAEVFGGKQRGEWTADFSGDAPVYSGTGTLEQADVAQLGAAMRDNWGAGTISAAYKFSASGDTAADLAASAAGELQFGWKNGMLRHVTLRGAQPLRIKRFTGTVQLAGARLTFPAGRMETPEGIYAVSGSSTFARALDFKLAGPVRSYTITGTLEHPQVSSPPDSEAGLKQ, translated from the coding sequence ATGCAGCTCCCTAGCCAGCGCGCGCGCATCGTCATCGCCATCATCGTGCTCATCCTGGTGGGCATCTTCGTCCCTCCGCTGGTCACCGCCAATCGCCTGAAGGGACGCATCGCCGGCGCCGTCTCCAACGCGCTTGGCCGCAAGGCGAGTTTCGGCGAGATCCATCTGCGGCTGCTGCCGCAGCCCGGCTTCGACATCACTGACTTCGTGGTGGAAGACGATCCGGCATTCAGCGCGGAGCCCATGGTCCGGGCCGACGAGGTCACCGCCTACCTCCGGCTGACATCGCTGTGGCAGGGCCGGCTGGAGATCGCGCAACTCTCGCTGCAGAATCCGAGCCTCAACCTGGTGCGCAATGAGCGCGGCGAGTGGAACCTGACCGCGCCGCTGGAGCGCGCCTCGCAAGTGCAAGCGGCGCCGACGGCGCAGCGCCGGCCGGAAGCGCGTCCGCGCTTCCCGTACGTCGCGGCTTCCGATGGCCGCATCAACTTCAAATTCGGGCAGGAAAAGAAATCGTTCGCATTCAGCGAGGCCGATTTCGCGCTCTGGCTGGCGAGCGAGAACGAATGGCGGATGCGCCTGGAAGCGCGGCCGATCCGCAGCGACGCCAACCTGAGCGATACGGGCACGCTCCGCGTGGAAGGCAGCGCGGTGCGTGCCGCCGCGCCCGCCGATACCGCCGTGCGCTTCGACTTCGAGTGGGAAAAAGCGCAGCTCGGCAACCTGACACAGCTCATCTGGGGACACGATCGCGGATGGCGCGGCGATGTGGAGGTGAGCGGCTCGGTCGCCGGCACACCGCGCGAACTGCTGCTCAGCACGCGTGCGCGCATCAGCGAATTCCGCCGCTACGACATTTTTGCCAGTGACGCCTTCAGTGCCGACGCGCGCTGCACCGCGCGCTACCTGGGCGATGCGCAGACGCTCTCCGCCATCGACTGCCATCTTCCCAGCGGCAATGGCGAGATCGCGACGCGCGGCATGGTCGCAAACCTGCTTGGCGACCGGCGCTGGGAGTTGAGCGTGAGCGCGACTGACGTTCCCATGGCCGAGCTCGCGCGCTTCGCCCGCCACGCCAAGAAGGACATGCTGCCCAACCTCACCGCCACCGGCGACGTGGACGCCGCCTTCACCTACCGCACCCGTGGCGGCAGGAATGTGTGGACCGGAGGCGGCTCCACTTCGGCGCTGCAACTCTCCGCCAGCGGATTGACTCCGCCGCTCGAGGTGGGCGCGGTGCGCTTCGTGCTCGGCCCTTTCCCCGACCCGCTGGCTGCGCCAGTACGCAAGACAGGGTCGCCGTTCACGACCAAGACAAAGGTGAAGACTGCGCTCGCGGACCAGCCCATGAATTCGAGATTGACGGTGCAGCCATTCACCATCGCGCTGGGCGCGGCTGCGCCACTCATCGCGGAGGGCCGTGTCGATCGTGAGGCATACCTGCTGAACGTGCGCGGCGATGCGGAGCTGCGCCGCCTGACCGCGCTCGCCGCCGCGTTCGGACTGCGTCCGGCCCAACTCGGCGCCACCGGCACGGCGCACCTGGACGTCGCGCTCAGCGGCGACTGGAAGGGTTTCGGCGCGCCGCTGGTCACCGGCAACGCGCAGTTGCGCGGCGTGAGCGCGGAGATCAAGGGCGTGAACTCTCCACTGCAGCTCACGAGTGCGCTGCTGACGTTTTCCGCGAGCGGTGTGGACGCATTCAACCTGAGCGCCAGCTTCAGCGGCTCGAGCGTGATGCTGCAAGGCACCCTGCATCTTCCGCGCGACTGCTCCACGCTGGTCGACTGTCCGGTGCGCTTCACGCTGAGCTCACCTGTGCTCAACCTCGATGACCTCAACCGCCTGCTCAATCCGCGCTTCGCCGTGCATCCCTGGTACCGCTTCCTGGTGGGAACCACCGAGACCACGGGACTGCGCCGCCTGCAGGCCGAGGGCACGCTCTCCACGCCGCGGCTGGTGATGAAGTCCGTCATCATCAACCACGTGGTGACTACGGTGCACGTTGCCGGCGGCCGGGTGGCGCTCGCCGGCGTGACCGCCGAAGTCTTCGGCGGGAAGCAGCGCGGCGAATGGACCGCAGACTTCAGTGGCGACGCGCCCGTCTACAGCGGCACGGGCACGCTCGAGCAGGCGGACGTGGCGCAACTCGGCGCCGCGATGCGCGATAACTGGGGCGCGGGCACGATCTCCGCGGCGTACAAGTTCTCCGCCTCCGGTGATACTGCCGCGGACCTCGCTGCCAGCGCGGCCGGCGAGCTGCAGTTCGGCTGGAAGAATGGCATGCTGCGCCACGTGACGCTGCGGGGCGCGCAACCGCTGCGCATCAAGCGCTTCACCGGCACGGTGCAACTGGCGGGCGCGCGCCTCACCTTTCCCGCGGGCAGAATGGAGACGCCCGAGGGCATCTATGCCGTCAGCGGCTCGAGCACCTTCGCGCGCGCTCTCGATTTCAAGCTTGCCGGGCCGGTGCGCAGCTACACCATCACCGGAACCTTGGAACATCCACAGGTGAGCTCGCCGCCGGATAGCGAGGCTGGGTTGAAGCAGTGA
- a CDS encoding acyltransferase: MPRYEYRNIQPTPAAERAYSAWIAQLDGAFADRDPDHRSVAVRDALHELYLGRPYAPPTAEIPLAQQAQTHSFDPRNASLEPEYYGDVDAQKYAERKPLIWFWMMYDRSPVGLNHWLGFRVRAMIAKHVLKHIGKNVKIFHGVEISYGYNLTIEDNCTIHKYVLLDDRGEIVIREGSSISDFANVYSHAHDLNDGMIVDKVKTEIGPRARVTYHATVLSGVTVGEHGMVGSMGVASKDVERFHIVAGIPAKTVKVKTIAPEETKRAFEDKRRAAEKK, translated from the coding sequence ATGCCGCGCTACGAATATCGCAACATCCAGCCCACACCCGCCGCCGAACGCGCGTACAGCGCGTGGATAGCCCAGCTTGACGGCGCTTTCGCTGACCGCGATCCCGACCACCGGTCGGTGGCCGTGCGCGATGCGCTGCATGAACTTTACCTGGGCCGGCCGTACGCGCCGCCCACGGCGGAGATACCACTGGCGCAGCAGGCCCAGACCCACAGCTTCGATCCGCGCAATGCCTCGCTCGAACCAGAATATTACGGCGACGTGGATGCGCAGAAATATGCCGAGCGCAAGCCGCTGATCTGGTTCTGGATGATGTATGACCGCTCGCCGGTCGGGCTGAACCACTGGCTCGGCTTCCGCGTGCGCGCGATGATCGCGAAGCACGTGCTCAAGCATATCGGGAAGAATGTGAAGATCTTCCATGGCGTCGAGATCTCGTACGGTTACAACCTCACCATCGAAGACAACTGCACCATCCACAAATACGTGTTGCTCGATGACCGCGGCGAGATCGTGATCCGCGAGGGCTCGTCCATCTCCGACTTCGCGAACGTCTATTCGCACGCGCACGACTTGAATGACGGCATGATCGTGGACAAGGTGAAGACGGAGATCGGTCCACGCGCGCGCGTGACGTATCACGCCACCGTGCTGAGCGGCGTGACGGTGGGCGAGCACGGCATGGTCGGTTCCATGGGCGTGGCGTCGAAAGATGTGGAGCGTTTCCACATCGTCGCCGGCATCCCCGCGAAGACGGTGAAGGTGAAGACGATCGCGCCGGAAGAGACCAAGCGGGCTTTCGAAGATAAGCGGAGAGCGGCGGAGAAGAAGTAG